CACGACAAGTAAATTTGATCACTAGCgttaaaaaggaattaattactAGTGTGTGAGAGTGGTTAAGGGTTGGAGATTTACTATATCTGAAACAAGATGCTACTAAAGGACTCCGTCCATGGTTTTCTTTTGCTTCGTTTGTCGGGAAAATTTGCAAACGTGCCATTCACTTTTTGAATATTACTTTTAGTAAACATCATTTTCAAGAAGTTGTAGACTTCAATACTTAACTAGTTATTACCACAAAATGCAAGATAAGACACAGGGGTTGTAAGGTTAAATACAAGTTATGTAGGacgtaataaaaataataattaattcaTTATTGTGTAAAAAATAGTTATGTAGAGATTAGTAATGTATGGATTTTTTTTATAGGACATTTAATTTAATACTAGTAATTAGTATATGATGTATAATTTatgatttttttagaaaaaaaaaatgtttgttcACTATTATAAAGGATTAAGTTTTGTCATTTATTATTTTAATTCAGGTATTACTTagtatacatattcttatttcATCTTCTACCTCCATAGCATAAAATATAAATTTCCTTATTAATTAATCTGAGTATTATGTAAGAAGAAAAGCAAAGGCTAATCTCCAACATTTTGGCTATGGTGAATTTATATGAAaactattttttcttaaaataccAATGTACTATATTATACTAATTTTTATATATTAATTAACTCAATTAAAAGACCAATCAAACGACATGATAGTATACTAAATTGATAGTCTAATGCACGTTTTATATTTTTATATGATAGGCAGCTATGAAAAGTTTGTGCCAACACTTTTGCGATAGACCACGGAAAAGGCAAagaaataatgaaaaaaaaattatacaaggtccaaaaggaaaaagagtacacttAAAGGGCTTTGGTGCAAATATTATTTTAAAGGTAATTATAAAACTGGCACAAAGTAGAAAATGCATTTTAATTGTATCTGGGAAAGAAGCTTAATTTGGCTTTTAAATTCATCTCTCATGAATTGAATATACATATACTGCTGCAAGAATCTAACTTTACTTGGAAAAGATAGCAATTTTGTTGAAGCCATTCTCTTTCTCATCCATTTTGAGCTTCTGGGTATGCTTTAAATCCATCTTTTGTCTCATTTCTTGTGTAAAAATTTGATCTTTTTTGTGTAAATAATGAAGCCATAGTTTGATTTAGAAGCCTGCATTTCTTCTGATTTTGTGCATGTATGTGGTCAACTTGAAAAATGAAATGTTAGTCTTCTTCTTTGATTATTATTTGCTGCTGATTGTTTTCTTGTTCTAAAGTTTGTATTTTTTATAATGCCTTAGCAgctcttttacttttttttttagtgttacCATTTTGGCTGAACCCCACTTAtagaaaagaatgaggaaataTATGAAGACGATCTCAttacctttttttatttttattttttttaatattttaatattgaCTTGTGATGTTTCAGAATTTATAATTGAAGTggtgtggatgaagtgttttctGCTCTTGCGTGTGGTTTATCATTAGTCAACTATTTGACAAGTTTGTTTTGACAAGAAAGTTTTATACTTGTTTTATGTGCTAAACTGATGGTGTTATTCATCATATGATGTATCATTCCCATCCAAGGGGATTTCAATCAGCTGATCACTAGTAGTTTGGGACTGATAAGGTTAATGCAGTTCATTAGTCCTCTTAAATTTTTTTATGTTAAACTGACCTATGGTATGGAGATGTTTGGCCTGGTTTACTGAAGTGCAGGGTTTATAAGCCTGAAAAACTTTGCAGGTTTATGTCTAATAAAGGTGCAAACTTTTTGTGGGGTTAATCTGTCTTTGAATAAGTTTTAATGCCGAGTAGATGTTTAGTGGCACATCAATAGAGATGTTTAGTGTTTTATATCTTCTGAAATCACTGTCACAGCTAATGTGATTGTTATTTTAAACAAATATTTTTGAAATAGTTGTCCATGATTAGTAGTGGAAGGCATCAGATTTTGCCCCTTGGTACTTAAAAAAAACCAAGAAGTGGTAGAACAGGGGATAATCAATTATGGTATTTATAATCTGAAGTAACAGATTTTAGGATTTATTATAAGTCGTTAAGCGATTTTGCAACTTCCTGAGGTCAGAATATTATATTTTCATTAGCTTATCCTCTGGCATTTATTTTCTGGGGAATGTGAAATCTTATACGAAACCAAGGGTTGTACAGTAGCCTTCAGGTTCATGGATTCTATGCATAAGGTTACCGCTTGGATCTTGGATCAACCTACAATTGGTCGATTGGTTCCTTCTGCTCATACCATGTCTGCGCGAGCTCATTCATTTGAGTCAAGGCTACAAATTCCAGGATTGTTTCGATTTTCCTGCCCTTTTAGGAGATATTCTTGTTTTCTTGTGTGTATATATGATAATTTTCAGTCCTATGTTACCTGGATTCAGGTATTGATATATTTGGTACATGTGTCAGTAAGTATCCGTTTAGCCAATCCAAGTTAGCAAGTTTTATCTTGAAGGATCTGGATGGACTAACACCAAGTTTTCAGTCTAGGTATGTCAAAGCAATTGAAAGTCCATGTAACATAGCTTTATTTAAAAGTATAAAGTTTAGCTTGGAGACTGCCTATATGGTAGATTTCTCGGCCATCTTATTTAATGTCTTGAAATATCGCCGCTGCCACCTTGGTTCTCTTAGATATGGTTGTTATGATAAGGTTACAGGAAACATCCATCATACATGCAGAACTAAGATGATAGCTTAACCAAAGAAAAAATGCAAGATTGATGTGGCTTCCATTGTTGTTCTAAACACTTATAGGACCTCTCTCTCCTTCAAGTATTTGTTAGGTTTACTTCGCTGAGCTGTAGGCACCAGCTCCTAAAAGGCTTTCTGTTTGCGTGGAATAGAACCAACCTCTTTTAATTAACACAAGGTATTGTATCATTTCTTAAGCAAGTGATTCCGGTTATGTTGTTCTCTGGATCCAGTTACAAGGCTCCTTTCCTTTATACGTTGAAGAGTTGCTGGTTTCATACGTTGTACTTGACATGGCGTTATACTTTGATATTTGAAGAGTGATCTCAGTTTCACAGTGAATTTTCCCCTCAGAAGAGCTCTTCACAATCACCGCAATATGGAattagtaatatgcttagagaatATAAGAATTACATCCCTTCCAATTACAATTCTTGAGCATGTGAACATCTTAATAGCAGAGGTCTCTACTTGCTCATGAAATTCATTTGAGAAAAAGTGGTGTCTATTTTGATGTTTGTTTGGGATAATGAACTCCCGTTAAGTGGATTCCTCTAGTTCTACTTTTACTGTTGTGTTCTGATCTGAGGACTACCTAAAGTCAACTTTTATCCTAATTAACATGCTTTTTCGGAAATGGACATGTTATATTGTGGAATGAAGCGTATATTTGGGGCTACCATAGTTGTAAAATTTGTAAATAGCTCTTTATCCGATAAATGCTTGTTACTGAATTACTGATGTATATGACATAATTGATGAAAATTACAATGCAGGACTGTGAAATAATAACACAAAGGAGTCGAGTTTTCTGTACAATCATTTACAATGTCTATCTTAACGAAGTTACGCTGCATCACAGTTGATGTTACCGGCACACTCATTGCTTACAAAGGAGAGCTGGGTGACTATTATTGCATGGCAGCCAAAGCTGCTGGGCAGCAATGTCCTGACTATAAACGGGTTCATGAGGGTTTTAAACTAGCCTATACAGAAATGGCAAAGAAGCATCCATGTTTTGGATTTCATGAAAAGATTCCTAACATTGTGTGGTGGAAGACTTGTGTCAGAGATTCCTTTGTTCAGGTATTGTGCATGACATTATCTTAACATATTTGCTTGTCAGTAGTTTTATAGGTAATCTCAGAAGCCATTTGTTCAATTTATAGAACAGTTATTTTGTCTCTCTACCGATATAAAGTATCCTTTCTTTTGACAGGCAGGTTATGAATATGATGAGGAGACATTTGAGAAGATATTTAGACGCATATATGCTACTTTTGGTTCTTCTGCACCTTATAGCATATTTCCTGATGCTAAACCGTTCCTCCGATGGCTCCGTGAGAGCGGCGTTACGGTTGGTCTGGTCAGCAATGCTGAGTATCGGTATCGGGATGTAATTCTTCCTGCATTAGGCTTGAATCAGGTAGATACACATGGTTCTCATTTCTATTTTCTACAATACTGAAAATCATGAAGTAGTTGTGAACCCCTTTTTGCGTGACACTAAAATCAGGGATCTGAGTGGGACTTTGGTGTATTCTCCGGTCTTGAAGGTGTAGAAAAACCGGAtccaaggatatatgagattgCCTTGAAGAAAGCGGGAAATGTAGCACCTGAAGAAGTATTGCACATTGGAGATAGCTTCAGGAAAGACTACTTACCCGCGAGAAGTGTTGGGATGCATGCTTTATTGTTGGACAGGTTCAAGACTGCTGATGCTGTCAATTGGAAGAAAGATGGTGCCACTGTGCTGCCCGACTTGACCGCTACCAAAGACTGGCTTACCTCTGAGGAACTGAAATGCAGTGGCATGTGAAGCTTTGTATGAGTTCTTTGATTATTTTCTTGTCTTTAATAGTAGATTTGTATTACAAGAATGCAAAAATGAGTATGAGTTCTATGAATGTGATGATGATGGATTTGGTTTAACATGCCACATTTTGTGTTAAAtcgtccgtctttcttctttctttgtgGAAAGCATTGCTACTCCACGAAAGCAATGCTAGCTTTGTTGTGGATGCAATTGAAATTTTAAGAAATGAGGTAAATTGCATACTTGCCACCACATGTGCCTCCCTTCCTTTATTACCACAGGTGATGAACTCGCTTTAGCTATTAAAAGTCTAAGGGGTTTTTGCTACTGCATAGGAGTCCCAGTCTTGATTTGTCATACCCTAAATTACATTTGTCTAGGGCTAATGCTGCAATCCTCACAGCAGTATGCATTTCGTGTTGCCTCTGCGACTATGTAAATTGGCCATTTTGGGTAAAGTTTAAAGTCAATTAGCTCGAATTATGGACCTACTGATAAAAGCTATTTGGATAAAAGCTATTTTGTCTTTATATACTTGCATTAGCACCCTCAATTTCAGTTCATATAGTTGTCAATAATCCGAGCACCTTCATGTGTGTCCCCATCCCCTTGTCTTGCTCCTAATACAATGGTTGAGGGAATGAGTTATTGTTACCTTATATTAATTGGTCATTGACAATTCTCATCTCATTAGCTAATTTTTGCGGTTGAGTTAGGTCCATTCTTTACATTTAGCTAATAATGTAAAACAGTCAAATTTTTGTAAGCAGTCTTCACCGTTTATGCTTTTCCTCTTGTTAGAACACATCCAGAATAGCAGTCCGTAGTGGAATATAAAAACAGTTGCCACTCTTCCAGACTGAGTGACAGTTTTCTTTCTGTTTCTTGGTTTGCTTTACACACAACAAAGGTCTCTGAATTATCTCCTGAGGCATACGATACAAGCACATTAGGACTTGAGAACATGTGATAGCTTTCTTAAGGTGACATGATATATTATTTCTTTAAACTCACAAGTTCTTTTAGTAAGATAAATGGTGGATTTAGAAAATAAAGCTTAGAAGGTGTAGTCTCTAACTACCCTCACAACTCTCTCTGTTTAATGAGGCTTGCATAATGCATGAGCATCCATTACCGAATAAAACAATCTTCTCCTATAATACCTTAAGTCAAAATTGGAGCAAAATTCTACGAGAACATTTATCCACATATTACAAAGTGACTATCAAAAACTTCTCTTCAACTTTTTCTTGAGAGGTCAAGAATTTCTATGAATTAAACACAAAACCAGTGGtgaaaaatagagaaaataaaGCAAGTGGTCCCTTAGCTTTAGAGAGGGATAAGTCACGTGCTTCAGATATCACTTGGAACGAACAAAGTCCTCCTACTTCACAAAAACTGACGCACTTTTTGGTCCAACCCAGCTTTCATGTTGAATAGCGTGACTATGCTCCTCGTAGAAACAGACTGAAAAGCCGCCATTATCTTTTTGCCAAAATATGGACTAGAAGTTTGACAGAACAAGAACGCCTAGTTTCTTCTCTTTGCTTTTGCCAACGACATACATACACTCTTAAAACTCAGGCAACTTCCTCGTTCAGTCTCTGTTTTACATGGCCAGTCACATAGAACATTGAAATTTCACCAACAGTGTTTTCACATTATAAAAAACTCTTAAGGAACACTTTGTATATGAATAATATTGGAAGGACAAGAATAATTCTACTCATCAAGGCCTCATGAAAATTATACCAAAAGTTGCATATAAGAAAACCGTATCGGCTGTGACTATCAAAGAGCAAACTTAGTTCTAATGCTGATGATAAAAAGAATTATGCAACATAACTTTCAGATTTACAAGACTTGATTGAAGTTGAAATCCTCAATTAACCATATTTTTTATGAGAAATGGAAACAGCAAAACCAACCACAGAAAGGAAAATTGAAACCACCATACAGGCCATAACTTAACCAATGAACATTGCCCATACAGATAAATCTAATATATCATCACCAATATCTGTTTTCCTTGTCAAAATAtccaaatcttgatccaaaaCTATTGAGTATTATGCCAAA
Above is a genomic segment from Lycium barbarum isolate Lr01 chromosome 12, ASM1917538v2, whole genome shotgun sequence containing:
- the LOC132621561 gene encoding uncharacterized protein LOC132621561 gives rise to the protein MSILTKLRCITVDVTGTLIAYKGELGDYYCMAAKAAGQQCPDYKRVHEGFKLAYTEMAKKHPCFGFHEKIPNIVWWKTCVRDSFVQAGYEYDEETFEKIFRRIYATFGSSAPYSIFPDAKPFLRWLRESGVTVGLVSNAEYRYRDVILPALGLNQGSEWDFGVFSGLEGVEKPDPRIYEIALKKAGNVAPEEVLHIGDSFRKDYLPARSVGMHALLLDRFKTADAVNWKKDGATVLPDLTATKDWLTSEELKCSGM